In one window of Macadamia integrifolia cultivar HAES 741 chromosome 2, SCU_Mint_v3, whole genome shotgun sequence DNA:
- the LOC122088570 gene encoding NAC domain-containing protein 100-like, producing the protein MEDNLPPGFRFHPTDEELITYYLNSKVSDVHFSSRAITDVDLNKCEPWDLPAKATMGEKEWYFFSLRDRKYPTGLRTNRATEAGHWKTTGKDKEIFHSGVLVGLKKTLVFYKGRAPKGEKSNWVMHEYRLETQFAYKATKEEWVVCRVFQKSSTGKKPLSASTSYNPSLESPCEATTVVNEPGEVELLQMNNLVNSTNDAMNRYSNSSNNDNCVGTNLNWVSARETTSHPLLSLPSSLLGSNLSMDSMILRALQLASYQPRESTIGGLSSLMAQGNSRLITDLNSKLAASSSMTMDSVQQQPFNLDSLW; encoded by the exons ATGGAGGATAACCTTCCTCCTGGTTTTAGGTTTCATCCTACTGATGAAGAGCTCATAACTTATTACCTGAATAGTAAAGTTTCTGATGTTCACTTTTCTTCAAGAGCCATCACTGATGTTGATCTCAATAAATGTGAACCTTGGGACCTCCCAG CCAAAGCTACTATGGGGGAGAAAGAGTGGTATTTCTTTAGCTTGAGAGACAGAAAATACCCAACTGGTCTTCGAACCAACCGAGCCACAGAAGCAGGCCATTGGAAAACTACAGGGAAGGACAAAGAGATATTCCATTCAGGAGTGCTAGTGGGGTTGAAGAAAACCCTAGTGTTTTACAAGGGTAGAGCTCCTAAGGGTGAGAAAAGCAATTGGGTAATGCATGAATATAGGCTGGAAACCCAGTTTGCATACAAGGCTACTAAG GAGGAATGGGTGGTCTGTAGGGTCTTCCAGAAGAGCTCCACAGGGAAAAAACCGCTTTCAGCTTCGACCTCATATAATCCATCTCTTGAATCTCCATGTGAGGCCACTACAGTGGTGAATGAGCCAGGAGAGGTTGAATTACTACAGATGAATAATCTAGTGAATTCTACCAATGATGCCATGAATAGATACAGCAATAGCAGCAACAATGATAACTGTGTGGGTACAAACTTGAATTGGGTTTCTGCAAGAGAAACAACAAGTCATCCCTTACTGTCTTTGCCTTCAAGCTTGCTTGGCTCAAATCTTTCAATGGATTCAATGATATTGAGGGCACTTCAGCTAGCTAGTTATCAACCACGAGAATCTACCATTGGTGGTTTAAGCTCTCTTATGGCACAAGGGAATTCTCGTTTAATAACTGATTTGAATTCGAAACTCGCAGCTTCTTCCTCCATGACTATGGATTCTGTGCAGCAACAGCCATTCAATCTGGACTCTCTTTGGTGA
- the LOC122057950 gene encoding eukaryotic translation initiation factor 5B has translation MPCPRETAVMSFFNVSDSFYLVLLFFYFTSILLARFIHFLCRNCSIKSIDDEGPADYLDDDDDAEEEEEEEEEEEEEEEEEEEEEEEEEEEEEKEEEEEEEEKEEKHVFFTVEYTERDDLVADIICGGEALLFLPIKTTQKPPEEDMDSEDCVFEDPDESFVPEELPIPNSPAPKSECNAEVVVEEKLPTRDTDSVDGSTMELPTPMETDPNENGCVADDLAYEEGYDKREAEAEVDSGNVETNFSEDENFLIFGPTHLETKKLQAKTTEDNCGDSFTVGSTSKSSSEWRSSMICRDSGTEDPFSSSSRRSCPNWESYTVFRKYDEEMMFLDRISAQKLNETESLRGIEVCPRSISQRIVHKLTTKNRRSKEKTRNPYHELENAYAAQICLAWEALNWNYKNFQRLRASRAKEEDLGCPGRIAQQFQQFQVLLQRYIENEPYEYGRRPEVYARMRICAPKLLQVPEFRDSEEEQKEEGFGMRISSPKFLKIMEEGIETFMNFLKADKEKPCQIITAFFKRHKSNSVDPTHLHMVKKANRKKKTKLKDLRRSHKCLRRRKKLKPEEDMEILMGLIDLKVVSRVLRMSDISEEQLRWCEEKMSKVRLWEGKLQRDSSPLFFPNH, from the exons ATGCCATGTCCAAGAGAAACAGCAGTAATGTCGTTCTTCAATGTCTCAGACTCTTTCTACCTTGTCTtgctcttcttctattttactTCAATCTTGCTTGCCAGGTTCATTCACTTTCTTTGCAGGAATTGCTCTATCAAAAG CATTGATGATGAAGGCCCAGCTGACtatttagatgatgatgatgatgctgaagaagaagaggaagaagaggaagaagaagaagaagaagaagaagaagaagaagaagaagaggaggaggaggaggaggaggaggagaaggaggaggaggaggaggaggaagaaaaagaagaaaaacatgtCTTCTTTACTGTGGAATACACAGAAAGAGATGATCTTGTTGCCGACATCATTTGTGGCGGCGAAGCCTTATTGTTCTTGCCCATTAAGACCACCCAGAAGCCCCCTGAAGAAGACATGGACTCTGAGGACTGTGTATTTGAAGATCCTGATGAAAGCTTTGTCCCAGAAGAATTGCCAATTCCTAACTCACCTGCTCCAAAGTCTGAGTGTAATGCAGAAGTTGTGGTTGAAGAAAAGCTTCCCACAAGGGACACTGATTCAGTCGATGGGTCTACAATGGAGCTTCCAACGCCAATGGAAACAGACCCAAATGAAAATGGCTGTGTGGCTGATGATTTAGCTTATGAAG AAGGATATGATAAGAGAGAAGCTGAAGCTGAAGTTGACAGTGGGAATGTAGAGACAAATTTCTCAGAAGATgagaattttttgatttttggtcctACACACTTGGAAACCAAAAAGCTTCAAGCTAAAACAACTGAGGATAATTGTGGAGATTCATTTACAGTTGGGTCAACTTCTAAGAGTTCTTCTGAATGGAGAAGCTCCATGATTTGCAGGGATTCAGGAACAGAGGATCCCTTCTCATCTTCGTCTCGAAGGAGCTGCCCAAACTGGGAGTCATATACTGTGTTTCGAAAATACGACGAGGAGATGATGTTTTTGGATCGAATTAGTGCCCAAAAGCTTAATGAAACAG AATCACTTAGAGGCATTGAAGTATGTCCAAGATCCATCTCACAAAGGATAGTGCATAAGCTGACTACCAAGAACAGAAGGTCAAAGGAGAAAACTAGAAACCCATATCATGAATTGGAGAATGCTTATGCTGCTCAAATTTGCTTAGCATGGGAAGCTCTTAATTGGAACTACAAGAACTTCCAGCGCCTAAGAGCTTCGCGAGCCAAGGAAGAAGATCTGGGTTGTCCTGGCCGAATTGCTCAGCAGTTTCAGCAATTTCAGGTTCTGTTACAGCGATACATCGAGAATGAGCCCTATGAATATGGCCGGAGACCTGAAGTTTATGCTCGTATGAGGATTTGTGCACCAAAATTACTTCAAGTTCCTGAATTCCGAG ATTCAGAAGAGGAACAGAAAGAGGAGGGTTTTGGTATGAGGATCTCATCACCTAAGTTCCTTAAAATAATGGAGGAAGGAATTGAAACGTTCATGAATTTTCTCAAGGCAGATAAGGAGAAGCCTTGCCAGATCATTACAGCATTTTTCAAGAGACATAAAAGCAATTCAGTTGATCCGACTCATCTCCATATGGTGAAGAAGGCAAATAGAAAG AAGAAGACGAAGCTTAAAGATCTGCGccgcagtcataaatgcttaaggaggaggaagaagttGAAGCCAGAGGAGGACATGGAGATACTGATGGGTCTGATAGACCTAAAAGTGGTGTCCAGGGTATTGAGAATGTCTGATATCAGTGAAGAACAGTTGAGGTGGTGTGAGGAGAAGATGAGCAAAGTAAGATTGTGGGAAGGGAAGCTACAAAGAGATTCCTCCCCACTTTTCTTTCCTAATCACTGA
- the LOC122072118 gene encoding zinc finger protein JAGGED-like — MRPERNPLDLNNLPEEYGRDGKQVLEGSSSVCTEASDSTRGRRKKSGGKEGKDEHGKVYECRFCSLKFCKSQALGGHMNRHRQERETETLNRARQLVFSNETLAAQGVPHLGFRDLQMCSGQQIPSMPFRPVYQTRIFPGSSSSSSILPPQPPPPPPPPSPPHHPQPYLYSSSRFVSFPSQQYRPPPPPPSHPLNDYVVGHVLPSNNNNRNPNQNYTCIGAPLGHGMDLSASASGGGADDESLSWGRSGYGGRGTQQQRLDPWINRYQDDEF, encoded by the exons AT GAGACCCGAGAGGAACCCATTGGACCTCAACAACTTACCTGAGGAGTATGGAAGAGATGGGAAACAAGTCCTTGAGGGGAGCTCCAGCGTTTGTACAGAAGCTTCAGATTCTACTC GtggtagaagaaagaaaagtggCGGAAAGGAGGGTAAAGATGAACATGGGAAGGTCTACGAGTGTAGGTTTTGTTCCCTTAAGTTCTGCAAATCTCAAGCTCTTGGTGGACACATGAATCGCCATCGCCAAG aGAGGGAGACAGAGACATTGAATCGAGCTCGTCAGCTGGTGTTCAGTAACGAAACCCTAGCCGCCCAGGGGGTCCCCCATTTAGG GTTCAGAGATCTTCAAATGTGTAGTGGGCAACAAATCCCATCTATGCCCTTCAGACCAGTTTACCAAACAAGAATATTTCCtggttcatcatcatcatcatcaatcttaccaccacaaccaccaccaccaccaccaccaccatctccaCCTCATCATCCTCAGCCATATCTCTACAGTTCTTCTCGTTTTGTTTCCTTTCCCTCGCAGCAGTAccgaccaccaccaccacctccttctCATCCCTTGAACGACTATGTCGTCGGCCATGTCTTGcccagcaacaacaacaacagaaacccaaatcaaaattaCACTTGCATTGGAGCTCCGTTGGGACATGGGATGGATTTGTCGGCATCAGCATCGGGGGGAGGAGCAGATGATGAGTCACTGAGTTGGGGTCGTAGTGGCTACGGGGGGAGAGGGACACAGCAGCAGCGCTTGGATCcttggatcaatcggtatcaggaTGATGAGTTTTAA